The following are from one region of the Vicugna pacos chromosome 9, VicPac4, whole genome shotgun sequence genome:
- the RBM42 gene encoding RNA-binding protein 42 isoform X2 yields the protein MAGAGPAPGLPGAGGPVVPGPGAGIPGKSGEERLKEMEAEMALFEQEVLGAPVTGIPAAVPAVPTVPTVEAMQVPAAPVIRPIIATNTYQQVQQTLEARAAAAATVVPPMVGGPPFVGPVGFGPGDRSHLDSPEAREAMFLRRAAGGPRPMALRPPHQALVGPPLPGPPGPPMMLPPMARAPGPPLSSMAALRPPLEEPATPRELGLGLGLGLKEKEEAVVAAAAGLEEASAAVAVGAGGAPAGPAVIGPSLPLALAMPLPEPEPLPLPLEVVRGLLPPLRIPELLSLRPRPRPPRPEPPPGLMALEVPEPLGEDKKKGKPEKLKRCIRTAAGSSWEDPSLLEWDADDFRIFCGDLGNEVNDDILARAFSRFPSFLKAKVIRDKRTGKTKGYGFVSFKDPSDYVRAMREMNGKYVGSRPIKLRKSMWKDRNLDVVRKKQKEKKKLGLR from the exons ATGGCCGGGGCAGGGCCAGCCCCGGGACTCCCGGGGGCAGGAGGACCTGTGGTCCCGGGCCCTGGCGCCGGCATCCCGGGCAAGAGCGGCGAGGAACGCTTGAAGGAGATGGAGGCGGAGATGGCCCT GTTTGAGCAAGAAGTTCTGGGGGCTCCGGTAACCGGAATCCCAGCTGCTGTGCCTGCGGTGCCCACAGTCCCCACGGTAGAAGCGATGCAAGTCCCAGCAGCACCAGTGATCCGCCCAATTATCGCGACCAACACATACCAACAG GTCCAACAGACTCTGGAGGCCCGGGCAGCCGCTGCAGCCACAGTGGTTCCTCCCATGGTGGGTGGCCCACCTTTTGTAGGCCCAG TTGGCTTTGGCCCTGGTGATCGGAGTCACCTGGACAGTCCAGAAGCTCGAGAAGCCATGTTCCTGCGGCGAGCAG CAGGTGGACCCCGCCCTATGGCCCTGCGGCCCCCTCACCAGGCCCTGGTGGGCCCCCCTCTGCCTGGGCCGCCTGGACCACCTATGATGCTGCCACCAATGGCTCGGGCCCCGGGGCCCCCCCTGAGCTCCATGGCTGCTCTGAGGCCTCCTCTG GAAGAGCCAGCAACACCCCGAGAGCTGGGCCTAGGCCTGGGGTTgggcctgaaagagaaagaagaagctGTGGTGGCAGCGGCAGCTGGGCTGGAGGAGGCTAGTGCAGCAGTGGCTGTGGGGGCAGGAGGCGCCCCAGCTGGCCCTGCAGTCATTGGGCCCAGCCTACCACTGGCCCTCGCCATGCCTTTGCCTGAGCCtgagcccctgcccctcccactggAGGTTGTGCGAGGCCTGCTGCCTCCACTGCGCATTCCTGAGCTCCTGTCCCTGCGACCGAGACCCCGGCCCCCACGACCTGAGCCACCCCCTGGTCTCATGGCTCTTGAG GTCCCAGAGCCTCTGGGTGAGGACAAGAAGAAAGGGAAGCCAGAGAAATTGAAACGCTGCATTCGCACTGCAGCTGGGAGCAGCTGGGAGGACCCCAGCCTGCTGGAGTGGGATGCAG ATGACTTCCGGATCTTCTGTGGGGATCTGGGCAATGAGGTGAACGATGACATCTTGGCACGAGCCTTCAGCCGCTTCCCATCCTTCCTTAAGGCTAAGGTGATCCGTGACAAGCGCACAGGCAAGACTAAGGGCTATGGCTTTGTCAGCTTTAAGGACCCCAGCGACTACGTACGCGCCATGCGTGAGATGAATG GGAAATATGTGGGCTCACGTCCCATCAAGCTGCGCAAGAGCATGTGGAAGGACCGAAACCTGGACGTGGTTCGCAAGAagcagaaggagaagaagaaattgGGCCTGAGATAG
- the RBM42 gene encoding RNA-binding protein 42 isoform X1 → MAGAGPAPGLPGAGGPVVPGPGAGIPGKSGEERLKEMEAEMALFEQEVLGAPVTGIPAAVPAVPTVPTVEAMQVPAAPVIRPIIATNTYQQVQQTLEARAAAAATVVPPMVGGPPFVGPVGFGPGDRSHLDSPEAREAMFLRRAAVAPQRAPILRPAFVPHVLQRADSALSSAAGGPRPMALRPPHQALVGPPLPGPPGPPMMLPPMARAPGPPLSSMAALRPPLEEPATPRELGLGLGLGLKEKEEAVVAAAAGLEEASAAVAVGAGGAPAGPAVIGPSLPLALAMPLPEPEPLPLPLEVVRGLLPPLRIPELLSLRPRPRPPRPEPPPGLMALEVPEPLGEDKKKGKPEKLKRCIRTAAGSSWEDPSLLEWDADDFRIFCGDLGNEVNDDILARAFSRFPSFLKAKVIRDKRTGKTKGYGFVSFKDPSDYVRAMREMNGKYVGSRPIKLRKSMWKDRNLDVVRKKQKEKKKLGLR, encoded by the exons ATGGCCGGGGCAGGGCCAGCCCCGGGACTCCCGGGGGCAGGAGGACCTGTGGTCCCGGGCCCTGGCGCCGGCATCCCGGGCAAGAGCGGCGAGGAACGCTTGAAGGAGATGGAGGCGGAGATGGCCCT GTTTGAGCAAGAAGTTCTGGGGGCTCCGGTAACCGGAATCCCAGCTGCTGTGCCTGCGGTGCCCACAGTCCCCACGGTAGAAGCGATGCAAGTCCCAGCAGCACCAGTGATCCGCCCAATTATCGCGACCAACACATACCAACAG GTCCAACAGACTCTGGAGGCCCGGGCAGCCGCTGCAGCCACAGTGGTTCCTCCCATGGTGGGTGGCCCACCTTTTGTAGGCCCAG TTGGCTTTGGCCCTGGTGATCGGAGTCACCTGGACAGTCCAGAAGCTCGAGAAGCCATGTTCCTGCGGCGAGCAG CTGTGGCCCCCCAGAGGGCCCCTATCCTGCGTCCAGCCTTCGTCCCTCACGTGCTACAGAGAGCAG ATTCTGCTCTTTCTTCTGCAGCAGGTGGACCCCGCCCTATGGCCCTGCGGCCCCCTCACCAGGCCCTGGTGGGCCCCCCTCTGCCTGGGCCGCCTGGACCACCTATGATGCTGCCACCAATGGCTCGGGCCCCGGGGCCCCCCCTGAGCTCCATGGCTGCTCTGAGGCCTCCTCTG GAAGAGCCAGCAACACCCCGAGAGCTGGGCCTAGGCCTGGGGTTgggcctgaaagagaaagaagaagctGTGGTGGCAGCGGCAGCTGGGCTGGAGGAGGCTAGTGCAGCAGTGGCTGTGGGGGCAGGAGGCGCCCCAGCTGGCCCTGCAGTCATTGGGCCCAGCCTACCACTGGCCCTCGCCATGCCTTTGCCTGAGCCtgagcccctgcccctcccactggAGGTTGTGCGAGGCCTGCTGCCTCCACTGCGCATTCCTGAGCTCCTGTCCCTGCGACCGAGACCCCGGCCCCCACGACCTGAGCCACCCCCTGGTCTCATGGCTCTTGAG GTCCCAGAGCCTCTGGGTGAGGACAAGAAGAAAGGGAAGCCAGAGAAATTGAAACGCTGCATTCGCACTGCAGCTGGGAGCAGCTGGGAGGACCCCAGCCTGCTGGAGTGGGATGCAG ATGACTTCCGGATCTTCTGTGGGGATCTGGGCAATGAGGTGAACGATGACATCTTGGCACGAGCCTTCAGCCGCTTCCCATCCTTCCTTAAGGCTAAGGTGATCCGTGACAAGCGCACAGGCAAGACTAAGGGCTATGGCTTTGTCAGCTTTAAGGACCCCAGCGACTACGTACGCGCCATGCGTGAGATGAATG GGAAATATGTGGGCTCACGTCCCATCAAGCTGCGCAAGAGCATGTGGAAGGACCGAAACCTGGACGTGGTTCGCAAGAagcagaaggagaagaagaaattgGGCCTGAGATAG
- the ETV2 gene encoding ETS translocation variant 2: MDLWNWDEASPQEVPLGHRLSGLEAELDFYFPELALQGDTLTAETDWKGGCGLGPLSAGEEGLPQPNWASALPYPEAPWGAEPAPQALPWSGDWTDLANTSSVPWSPVSQALGPAPLAGSEGAAGQNCAISTGGANSWSRAQVAASSTSWNCSLGPDGPTYWGKGLGGGPRADSTISWGGPAGSDYTISWDSGLPTDCTTFSKGYQNSALTASSETSQQSDSATSARYPKSNHRGPIQLWQFLLELLHDGARSSCIRWTGNSREFQLCDPKEVARLWGERKRKPGMNYEKLSRGLRYYYRRDIVRKSGGRKYTYRFGGRVPGLAYPDRMGGGQGAATQ, translated from the exons ATGGATTTGTGGAACTGGGATGAAGCATCACCACAGGAAGTGCCCCTGGGGCACAGGCTGTCAGGGCTGG AAGCTGAACTCGACTTCTATTTCCCTGAACTGGCACTCCAAGGGGACACGCTGACAGCAGAGACAGACTGGAAAGGTGGCTGTGGGCTGGGGCCCCTGAGTGCTGGGGAAGAAG GGCTCCCACAGCCGAACTGGGCCTCCGCATTACCGTACCCAGAAGCTCCATGGGGGGCGG AGCCAGCCCCTCAGGCTCTTCCGTGGTCGGGAGACTGGACAGACCTGGCGAACACCAGCTCGGTCCCTTGGAGCCCCGTCTCCCAGGCCCTGGGCCCCGCCCCCTTGGCTGGCTCTGAAGGGGCAGCTGGCCAGAACTGCGCCATCTCCACGGGGGGTGCCAACTCGTGGTCGCGAGCCCAGGTCGCCGCCAGCTCCACCAGCTGGAACTGTTCTCTGGGCCCCGACGGCCCCACCTACTGGGGCAAGGGCCTGGGAGGAGGACCGCGCGCCGACTCTACCATTTCGTGGGGCGGGCCCGCGGGCTCGGACTATACCATCTCCTGGGACTCGGGGCTGCCAACGGATTGCACCACCTTTTCGAAAGGGTACCAGAACTCAGCTCTCACAGCATCCTCCGAAACGAGCCAGCAGTCGGACAGCGCGACCTCGGCTCGTTATCCGAAAAGTAACCACAGAG GTCCCATTCAGCTGTGGCAGTTTCTCCTTGAGCTGCTCCACGACGGAGCGCGTAGCAGCTGCATCCGCTGGACCGGCAACAGCCGCGAGTTCCAACTGTGCGATCCCAAAGAG GTGGCGCGGCTGTGGGGCGAGCGCAAGAGGAAGCCCGGCATGAATTACGAGAAGCTGAGCCGAGGCCTGCGCTACTACTACCGGCGTGACATCGTGCGCAAGAGCGGGGGGCGCAAGTACACGTACCGCTTTGGGGGCCGTGTGCCTGGTCTAGCCTATCCTGACCGCATGGGGGGCGGGCAGGGAGCAGCGACCCAATAA